A window of Candida orthopsilosis Co 90-125, chromosome 8 draft sequence contains these coding sequences:
- a CDS encoding Lys14 transcription factor (transcription factor with zinc cluster DNA-binding motif), whose protein sequence is MMAAPRRPYSRQGCRECKRRKIKCPEEKPACSTCVRLGKSCSYPLAGEKVLRISRRLIREEIENLGKSTHFLPVQYDVPKRHLQSENNGGASASPSNNVSGGEQLSPTPTPTPSITTTGNSNNNPSFTPVQNDPLTNESAPTVANSQEPGRRSFLNIENLINNNHNEDHLDFLNGTDLNMLTNDLSNLVNEIMEFQNIPFQEDFQFDFFGDTPTVTPQQQQHHPQQQSQQQPSYDDEFIINVPIDYIKLKRKHEILYLEQFYNNFANIIEPFNAYHSQTKITSNPARDIILKTASTEPCLLAAVLAEGAKTSFMKYKQPEDEKAYGAYLTKCLKLLEPAKEITNLNANIEGVLLTLLLLTAATATSTQQWRPHLTGCKDLLLKISTSNNTANISKVFVFCKYWFLSIEILAGLSTNIGGTLQTDHEIDRLMSCGSEYEIGILCELGIITNQGFNNLMGYHNTCISCFRDLFKLLNRYRLNDGITPAMDSLQNMKVLSDFYQQTTIVYIDSKGIIPESGLHKYTPGLPIEEIRVGEKSFWLSWQDISHQSFVLSSIILILTRFYQLEPTNPNVSQLVDKIVSFIHYLHNFSDVQQHASPFLLLMIQWPLLITGLQTVREEQQWLLLKYFAMVGQIGAATANVSVKMLKKQWKGTSSFEVGDTLIY, encoded by the coding sequence ATGATGGCAGCCCCACGAAGACCGTACTCTCGACAAGGTTGTCGTGAATGCAAGCGAcgaaaaatcaaatgccCCGAAGAAAAACCTGCTTGTTCAACTTGTGTACGACTTGGTAAATCATGTTCATATCCATTAGCTGGTGAAAAAGTATTGCGTATATCACGACGATTGATTAGagaagagattgaaaatttgggTAAATCTACTCATTTTTTGCCAGTTCAATATGACGTACCAAAACGTCATTTGCAGTCAGAGAATAATGGTGGTGCTAGTGCTTCTCCTTCGAATAATGTGTCTGGTGGTGAACAATTGTCGCCAACTCCCACGCCAACTCCACTGATCACCACCACCGGCAACAGTAACAACAATCCTAGTTTCACTCCCGTACAGAATGATCCCTTAACTAATGAATCCGCTCCCACAGTTGCTAATTCACAAGAGCCGGGAAGAAgatcatttttgaatattgaaaatcttATAAATAATAATCATAATGAAGATCATTTGGATTTCCTTAATGGAACAGATTTAAACATGTTGACAAATGATTTGTCCAATTTGGTCAATGAGATTatggaatttcaaaatatcccATTCCAAGAAGATTTCCagtttgatttctttggtgATACACCTACCGTGACTccgcaacaacaacaacatcatccacaacaacaatcgCAACAACAACCCTCATACGATGACGAGTTTATTATAAACGTACCTATAGATTACATCAAGCTCAAGCGCAAACATGAAATCTTATACTTGGAAcaattttacaacaatttcGCCAACATCATCGAACCCTTCAATGCTTACCATTCTCAAACTAAAATTACTTCAAACCCCGCCAGAGATATCATTTTAAAAACAGCCAGTACTGAACCATGTTTACTCGCGGCAGTACTTGCAGAAGGAGCCAAAACCAGTTTTATGAAGTACAAACAACCCGAAGATGAAAAGGCTTATGGAGCATATTTGACCAAATGTTTAAAATTACTTGAACCAGCTAAagaaatcaccaatttgaatgcCAATATCGAAGGTGTATTGTTGACTTTACTCCTACTTACTGCGGCTACGGCAACTAGTACACAACAATGGCGACCTCATTTAACTGGATGTAAGGATTTATTGCTCAAAATTTCGACAAGTAATAATACGGCTAATATTTCCAAagtgtttgtgttttgtaAATACTGgtttctttcaattgaaatcttgGCTGGATTAAGTACAAACATTGGTGGTACCTTACAAACGGatcatgaaattgatcGTTTAATGTCATGTGGATCAGAATATGAAATTGGTATTCTTTGCGAATTGGGGatcatcaccaatcaaGGGTTTAATAATCTTATGGGGTATCATAATACTTGTATTTCCTGTTTCCGtgatttattcaaattacTTAATCGATACCGATTAAATGATGGTATTACGCCAGCAATGGATTCGTTACAAAATATGAAGGTTCTTTCCGATTTCTATCAACAAACTACAATCGTATACATTGATTCCAAAGGTATAATCCCTGAATCTGGACTACATAAATACACACCAGGACTAcccattgaagaaatccGAGTTGGTGAAAAGAGTTTTTGGTTAAGTTGGCAAGACATATCTCATCAATCATTTGTcttatcatcaatcatATTAATCTTGACTCGTTTCTATCAATTAGAACCAACTAACCCCAACGTATCTCAACTTGTCGACAAGATTGTTTCATTTATTCATTATCTCCATAATTTTTCCGATGTACAACAACACGCATCACCATTCTTactattgatgattcaatgGCCATTATTGATAACTGGTTTACAAACAGTACGTGAAGAACAACAGTGGTTATTGTTGAAGTATTTCGCCATGGTGGGACAAATTGGTGCCGCCACTGCTAATGTTTCCGTCAAGATGTTAAAAAAACAATGGAAGGGTACTTCGTcatttgaagttggtgaCACGTTGATTTACTAA
- a CDS encoding Ubc1 protein (S. cerevisiae homolog UBC1 has ubiquitin-protein ligase activity and has role in ER-associated protein catabolic process, vesicle organization, protein ubiquitination involved in ubiquitin-dependent protein catabolic process), translated as MSRVKRIAKELEECRQDKQSGVTLELNNDADLTHLTGYFAGPPGTPYQGGLFQVAIDIPNEYPFKPPQMKFITKIYHPNISSVTGAICLNILKDKWTPVLTLKSTLISLQLLLQSPEPNDPQDAEVAKHYLSNKAGFEETAAYWTKLYANDGKSDGEGGSGAATEVKDSALYGIDDSIVTQFENMGFPRDKTIEVLRRMGIKSFNGVSNKGDLENKILEELLRECQ; from the coding sequence ATGTCCAGAGTCAAGAGAATCGCCAAAGAATTAGAAGAGTGTCGTCAAGACAAACAATCGGGTGTCACGCTTGAACTCAATAATGATGCTGACTTGACTCATTTGACAGGATACTTTGCTGGTCCACCAGGTACACCTTACCAAGGTGGATTATTCCAAGTTGCAATAGATATCCCCAACGAATATCCTTTCAAACCACCACAAATgaaattcatcaccaaGATCTATCACCCAAACATTTCATCAGTTACTGGAGCAATATGTCTtaatattttgaaagataaGTGGACTCCTGTATTGACTTtaaaatcaactttgatttcattgcAGCTTTTGTTACAATCTCCCGAACCTAACGATCCACAAGATGCTGAAGTTGCCAAACATTATTTGAGTAATAAAGCTGGGTTTGAAGAGACTGCTGCGTATTGGACTAAATTGTATGCCAATGATGGTAAATCTGATGGCGAAGGTGGAAGTGGAGCTGCTACTGAGGTGAAAGATTCGGCGTTGTATGGAATTGATGATTCGATTGTgactcaatttgaaaatatggGTTTTCCTAGAGATAAAACTATCGAAGTTTTGAGAAGAATGGGGATTAAAAGCTTTAACGGTGTTAGTAATAAAGGAGATTTGGAGAATAAGATTTTGGAAGAGTTGTTGAGAGAATGTCAATAG
- a CDS encoding Bre5 protein (S. cerevisiae homolog BRE5 has role protein deubiquitination, regulation of ER to Golgi vesicle-mediated transport, ribophagy, regulation of retrograde vesicle-mediated transport, Golgi to ER and localizes to cytoplasm), whose translation MTTSPTPIQEERRQTPNAVTASTKGDQSLTEERVSNIGWYFIKSYYDFYIAKLDVIHKIYHDNASILHDAFPEEDRKKKDGDDEDELTTTYKAKGTDAIKKCFAEHLSGGGDDNNRIVITSATFQVSLEKNIIIVTFGEWSKNDSPFKQFTQTFVLTPGKRESTYDVANDVLKFIESNGFKNNSPVQDESKEGGSHVIEEKPAASVDGGVSDEKQEPIPDPIEKKVEPEKKAIDEEELAEAQKETEQEKKEPVAQENAEIKKEEAPKSEPLEKEEEKEQPPKEEKKPEEPAKSKSPPQPMTWADLAYQAVPASKPTSKPTTSTSTATSTPTSTKKTPVAVSQQQQPQSTTGGGSGKFKKDEWYPIYIRGIRSIDEKVLRDHITKKFGELKFFRTNQNIALCDFVLKEAQRKALDAKETTLDGVVINLEPRESKTGNNFHNNNGNYKKKFGDKEGSKEKFGEKKGTNGGVGVTGGSGKFADGKKVGGNVAGAKQKSGKLNATK comes from the coding sequence ATGACTACATCACCAACTCCAATCCAAGAAGAACGTAGACAAACTCCTAATGCCGTCACAGCATCTACTAAGGGTGACCAATCTTTAACCGAGGAGAGAGTTTCAAACATTGGTTGGTATTTCATTAAATCGTACTATGATTTCTATATTGCCAAATTGGATGTCATTCACAAGATTTATCATGACAATGCATCTATTTTACACGATGCTTTCCCAGAGGAAGAcaggaagaagaaggatggtgatgatgaggatgagtTGACCACTACTTATAAAGCTAAAGGTACTGATGCTATTAAAAAATGCTTTGCTGAACATTTATCTGGTGGGGGTGACGATAACAACAGAATTGTTATTACTAGTGCTACTTTTCAAGTATCTTTGGAAAAgaatattattattgttacTTTTGGAGAATGGTCTAAAAATGACTCACCCTTTAAACAATTTACTCAAACTTTTGTCTTGACTCCTGGTAAAAGAGAAAGTACTTATGATGTGGCTAatgatgttttgaaattcattGAAAGTAATGGATTTAAAAACAATCTGCCAGTGCAAGACGAATCCAAGGAAGGGGGAAGTCATGTCATAGAAGAGAAACCAGCTGCAAgtgttgatggtggtgtTTCAGATGAAAAACAAGAGCCAATACCAGATccaattgagaaaaaggTTGAACCAGAGAAGAAGGCCATAGACGAGGAGGAATTAGCCGAGGCTCAGAAAGAAACtgaacaagaaaagaaggagcCAGTTGCTCAAGAAAACGCCGAGATAAAGAAGGAAGAAGCTCCAAAATCGGAACCattagaaaaagaagaggaaaaggaacaaccaccaaaagaagaaaagaaaccTGAAGAACCGGCTAAATCAAAGAGTCCACCCCAACCAATGACATGGGCTGACTTAGCCTACCAAGCTGTCCCAGCTTCCAAACCAACATCAAAgccaacaacatcaaccaGCACAGCTACATCTACACCCACCTCCACCAAAAAGACCCCAGTGGCTGTTtcacaacagcaacaaccacaatcaACCACTGGAGGTGGCAGTggtaaattcaaaaaagacGAATGGTATCCAATCTACATACGTGGTATCCgttcaattgatgaaaaagtatTACGCGATCATATCACCAAGAAATTTGGTGAATTAAAATTCTTTCGTACGAATCAAAACATTGCATTGTGCGATTTTGTCCTCAAAGAAGCCCAAAGAAAAGCATTGGATGCTAAAGAAACCACGTTGGATGGAGTTGTTATTAATTTAGAACCAAGAGAATCAAAGACTGGTAATAATTTCCATAATAACAATGGTAATTATAAGAAGAAGTTTGGAGATAAAGAAGGCAGCAAAGAGaaatttggagaaaagaAGGGTACCAatggtggtgttggtgttaCTGGAGGTAGTGGTAAGTTTGCTGATGGAAAGAAGGTTGGTGGTAATGTTGCTGGCGCTAAACAAAAATCAGGTAAATTGAATGCGACAAAATAG
- a CDS encoding Cdc39 protein (protein similar to S. cerevisiae Cdc39p, which part of the CCR4-NOT transcription regulatory complex) — MSFKNLLQEVGFENVVPEKLLPSLLQIKPNEVDQGIALVLAEILIPGSQGFVYTAAPVSLPESNAKGAQLQACFRTIEESDNLSVNWYEVFNYLQQNLFESSQRNVQPSVASVSQFLSSLDFKQDPIDIFLNYEWWFDKTLLYILQTCDASQGGYDIALSKNLSLCFEEDRQTFGQPQLRRNILKFINVGKLELQVITKVQAQQVQQNLSEQDHKLNAYLNQVFERDYRVFPEYVLTAALSVIEKTPFINDLIDTLFYLLMDNDSPALPKVVRTLQEQGLVVGKILDYYNSRNTFAAAEKTVAVSSKLNILDQVLQQLESIDVKLAVKFLIESSFFNYDYRKKLESKLNDQQLKSLVYSSLLDVITERAQRDYETVQQHQQHQQQEQLPIQTQTKPLPMLKLETTYYLLEKLKSSNGLVDLEKLKNLQILLLTTYPRLINFGNGHDEAILANEAKSSFFPVDVELEMKEYYSKMYNKALDIPEIVNVLIKMKSSDDPHQQDVFACMIHSLLDEYKFFGEYPLAALASTSLLFGALLENDLIHGTTLTVALNFIWESCNQSPDSKMFKFAVQSLYNFKSKLHEYPIYCKHLLECRSLSTHAKMYKIVKDAANGIPCGAGTSGSKSGSTPSTTPEVGPKYQSINYVEQTIGSAQQVDPPEEIRDKLLFSVNNMTSENLRVTEIGEVLKEEYFAWFADYLVADRAKAEPNNHALYSNLVRTLDNAIFKEYVMNITMKEVYHLIRNSKDSRTDRNKLKNLGAWLGRITLAEDKPLRRDLIAIKFLLVESYDFDSLSLILPFVCKILSQIENSKVFKPPNPWVLGIFQVLSELYQFADLVLQLKFEVEVLLKLFDMKIEDIEPSQLIRKHDKDPSRLAAAFGLLPQAGENLASEMARLNIEQPQTLSNFNTMAQLPSQTFDKPFQQLQAPGQLMVPQQQQQPQQASSMQSYQQQPQQGQVESGVDTSFSTLVGNTIFTQHANLRRALQASLTRAVRECAMPILNRVSEAVLVTTEFLIKKDFATEKDVGKIRRSYHRMAQQLSHSMVLCSGKKMLADTIEATMLQLLGNNPSEIPIMELNSAIQSNVGLCVDIVDKIAATNVTDLIDERMKPYILKRERHAGDDIFVEEGTPDYSLRLPEPLGLNPKGLSPQQLNIYEHFGELRNESLDGLRAAGLTPTGAPAILAHPQPQQLAQQQPQAQMQGPSQLGQDFPVQQQTSLVQEDIIPLEQLFTAITQYCEKAVSLVSEVSESKLSDLPPNHPIMATLTQALAMAQSNALKYSDLLLRAAQYAVNCLFTQVHNNPMSNEIYVVILDKLCEFSPSTAKDVIWWLVNSSDQRKFNMPVILSLLKVQLIQPIKLDESISKLIKESHNPAIVKFGASLLLNVFTAEESVRPIALRSEFAKTLDALYEYKKLQLTSEEDKQAQIEVDKLFDVLNTAKPATSELYTQLGYVFTEWVRLLSHGDQDTRAAQEKFVAGLVESGILNNADYFKTFWKAGIDISTLVFATEQELRSRTQHEAYLSIDCLAILIVRIVLSVEDEQQAVHCLKKIIAVIVLNLVTDHENKSAWNDRPYFRFFSSLLSAWSDASILDQDATKKLDVDFYTFLGDIFNSLQPIVLPGFTFSWIALISHRLFLPQILELPDKVGYGIGVKLLTSLLKFQQTYQNKESNHDVLNVVFKGINRIFVGLIHDYPEFLVECHYQLVTAIPRGYIQLKNIVLSATPKDIIVPDPFTQGLKVERLPEINDAPVIYYKPIEDLAKVGLKKPVENFLRIPAPGLMRTIYNGLKLIQPKTTDEFGYTETTTFNAKLINALVLHVGMNAVAERSPTNRGFNTKTSQVALLVDLMNYGSNEFKYIMLNGIANQLRYPNSHTHWFIGIILHFFSSNSIWNSSTSTKLAVQEIITRVLLERRIVNKPHPWGLTILFTELVKNESYGLFELPFVKNSIDEIKTIFDTLSTNVKGSS; from the coding sequence ATgtcattcaaaaatttattaCAGGAGGTTGGCTTTGAAAATGTAGTACCGGAAAAGTTATTACCCAGTCTTTTACAAATTAAACCAAATGAAGTAGATCAAGGTATTGCGTTGGTATTGGCGGAAATTCTAATACCTGGCTCACAAGGGTTTGTGTATACCGCTGCACCGGTTAGTTTACCTGAATCTAATGCTAAAGGTGCTCAATTGCAAGCATGTTTTAGAACCATTGAAGAACTGGATAATCTCAGTGTCAACTGGTATGAAGTTTTCAACTACTTGCAACAGAATCTCTTTGAATCAAGTCAAAGAAATGTTCAACCTTCAGTAGCCAGTGTATCACAATTCCTATCATCATTGGATTTCAAACAGGATCCAATTGATATTTTCCTTAATTATGAATGGTGGTTTGACAAGACATTATTGTATATTTTACAAACTTGTGATGCCTCTCAAGGTGGTTATGACATTGCATTGTCCAAAAACTTACTGTTGtgttttgaagaagatcGTCAAACTTTTGGTCAACCACAATTGAGAAGAAATATATTAAAGTTTATTAATGTGGGAAAATTGGAATTGCAAGTTATAACCAAAGTACAAGCACAACAAGTACAACAAAACTTGAGTGAACAAGATCATAAACTCAATGCATATTTGAATCAGGTATTTGAGCGTGACTATAGAGTATTCCCCGAATATGTGTTGACAGCAGCATTGTcagttattgaaaagaccccatttatcaatgacTTGATAGATACCTTGTTTTACTTGTTGATGGATAATGATTCACCGGCATTACCTAAAGTGGTGCGTACATTACAAGAACAAGGGCTCGTTGTGGGTAAAATTCTTGACTACTACAATAGTAGAAACACTTTTGCCGCTGCTGAAAAGACAGTTGCTGTGAGctcaaaattgaatatcttGGATCAAGtattgcaacaattggagAGCATTGACGTCAAATTAGCAGTGAAGTTTCTTATTGAATCATCGTTTTTTAATTATGATTACAGAAAGAAGTTGGAGtcgaaattgaatgatcaGCAGTTGAAGAGTTTGGTTTATCTGTCGTTGTTGGATGTGATTACTGAGAGAGCTCAACGAGACTACGAAACggttcaacaacatcaacaacatcaacaacaggaGCAATTACCaatacaaacacaaacCAAACCTTTACCCATGTTGAAACTTGAAACTACTTATTACcttcttgaaaaattaaaaagcAGTAATGGATTAGTTGATTtggagaagttgaaaaatttacaaatatTATTGTTGACCACGTATCCAagattgatcaattttggcaATGGTCATGATGAAGCCATACTTGCAAATGAAGCCAAATCAAGTTTCTTCcctgttgatgttgaattggaaatgaAAGAATATTATTCGAAAATGTACAACAAGGCTCTTGATATACCAGAAATCGTCAACGTTTTAATCAAGATGAAATCAAGTGATGACCCCCATCAACAGGATGTGTTTGCATGCATGATACATTCCTTGTTGGATGAATACAAATTTTTCGGTGAGTACCCGCTAGCTGCACTAGCATCAACGTCGCTACTTTTTGGAGCCttattggaaaatgatttgattcatGGTACAACTTTAACAGTGGCTTTAAATTTTATTTGGGAATCATGTAATCAACTGCCAGATTCGAAAATGTTTAAGTTTGCAGTTCAATCTTtgtacaatttcaaatcaaaattgcaTGAGTATCCAATATATTGTAAACATTTATTGGAATGTCGTTCGTTATCAACCCATGCTAAAATGTACAAAATCGTTAAAGATGCAGCTAATGGTATTCCTTGCGGTGCTGGAACGAGTGGGTCCAAGAGTGGAAGTACCCCAAGTACAACTCCAGAAGTAGGACCAAAGTATCAATCGATTAATTACGTTGAACAAACAATTGGCTCAGCTCAACAGGTTGATCCGCCCGAGGAAATTAGAGATAAGTTGCTCTTTTCTGTTAACAATATGACTTCGGAGAATTTACGAGTTACCGAAATTGGTGAGGTGTTGAAGGAAGAATATTTTGCTTGGTTTGCTGATTACTTGGTTGCTGATCGAGCCAAAGCCGAACCTAATAATCATGCattgtattcaaatttggtgCGGACTTTAGACAACGCCATTTTCAAGGAATATGTAATGAACATCACCATGAAGGAAGTGTATCACCTTATCAGAAACTCAAAAGATTCACGTACTGATAGGAACAAACTCAAGAACCTTGGTGCTTGGTTGGGAAGAATCACCTTGGCTGAGGATAAACCATTGAGAAGAGACTTGATTGCGATAAAATTTTTGCTTGTCGAGTcatatgattttgattcattgaGTTTGATCCTCCCTTTTGTTTGTAAAATCTTGagtcaaattgaaaactccAAAGTATTTAAACCTCCAAATCCTTGGGTTTTGGGTATTTTCCAAGTCTTGTCTgaattgtatcaatttgCTGATTTGGTGTTACAACttaaatttgaagttgaagtattgttgaaattgtttgatatgaagattgaagatattgaacCAAGTCAATTGATTAGAAAACATGATAAAGATCCAAGTCGTTTGGCTGCCGCGTTTGGTCTCTTGCCCCAAGCTGGTGAAAATCTTGCTTCGGAAATGGCTCGTTTGAATATAGAACAACCACAAACGTTGTCTAATTTCAATACTATGGCTCAATTGCCATCTCAGACATTTGATAAACCGTTCCAGCAATTACAAGCCCCTGGACAACTAATGGTAccacagcaacaacaacagcctCAACAGGCCAGTTCAATGCAATCTTACCAAcagcaaccacaacaagGACAAGTGGAATCTGGGGTGGATACCAGTTTCAGTACTCTTGTTGGGAATACTATTTTCACTCAACATGCCAACTTGAGAAGAGCCCTTCAAGCATCATTGACAAGAGCTGTTCGTGAATGTGCCATGCCGATATTAAATAGAGTATCGGAAGCAGTATTGGTGACTACCGAGTTTTTAATCAAGAAGGATTTCGCTACCGAAAAGGATGTTGGTAAAATTAGAAGATCGTACCATAGGATGGCCCAACAATTGTCACATAGCATGGTGTTGTGTTCAGGCAAAAAGATGCTTGCTGATACCATCGAGGCGACAATGTTGCAACTTCTTGGTAACAATCCTAGCGAGATACCTATAATGGAATTAAACAGTGCTATTCAATCAAATGTGGGACTTTGTGTTGATATTGTCGATAAAATTGCTGCAACTAATGTAactgatttgattgatgaaagaaTGAAACcatatattttgaaacGTGAGCGTCATGCTGGTGACGATatatttgttgaagaaggtaCACCTGATTATTCATTGAGATTGCCAGAACCATTGGGATTGAATCCAAAAGGATTGAGTCcccaacaattgaatatttatGAGCATTTTGGtgaattgagaaatgaGCTGCTTGATGGTCTTCGTGCTGCTGGGTTAACTCCAACTGGTGCACCAGCAATTCTCGCACATcctcaaccacaacaacttgctcaacaacagccacaGGCACAAATGCAGGGTCCGTCACAACTTGGTCAAGATTTCCCTgtgcaacaacaaacatcGCTTGTTCAAGAGGATATCATACCTTTGGAACAATTGTTTACTGCTATTACTCAATATTGTGAAAAAGCGGTGCTGTTAGTATCTGAAGTGTCGGAGAGTAAATTATCCGATTTGCCTCCAAACCATCCAATTATGGCAACTTTAACTCAAGCATTGGCCATGGCCCAAAGCAATGCGTTGAAGTATTCTGACTTGTTATTGAGAGCTGCGCAATATGCTGTAAACTGCTTGTTTACTCAAGTGCACAATAATCCAATGAGTAATGAAATATATGTTGTTATTCTTGACAAGTTGTGTGAATTTTCTCCCTCAACGGCTAAGGATGTTATTTGGTGGTTAGTTAATTCATCAGATCAAAGGAAATTCAACATGCCAGTGATTTTGTCTTTATTGAAAGTGCAATTAATCCAACCTATCAAGCTTGATGAATCGATTAGCAAATTGATTAAGGAATCGCATAATCCAgcaattgtcaaatttggtgCTAGTTTGTTATTGAATGTGTTCACTGCTGAGGAATCAGTACGTCCAATTGCATTGAGATCGGAGTTTGCCAAGACTTTGGATGCATTATATGAATATaagaaattgcaattgactagtgaagaagataaGCAAGctcaaattgaagttgataaattgtttgatgtgTTGAATACGGCAAAACCAGCTACATCTGAATTGTATACGCAGTTGGGTTATGTCTTTACTGAATGGGTGAGGTTATTGAGTCATGGTGATCAAGATACTAGAGCTGCACAAGAGAAATTTGTTGCTGGATTAGTTGAGCTGGGAATCTTAAACAATGCTGATTACTTCAAGACGTTTTGGAAAGCAGGCATTGATATATCGACACTTGTTTTCGCTACTGAGCAAGAACTTAGAAGTAGGACACAACATGAAGCATActtgtcaattgattgtttggCCATTTTGATCGTGAGGATTGTTTTGagtgttgaagatgaacaaCAAGCAGTCCActgtttgaaaaagattattgCTGTGATtgtattgaatttggtaaCTGATCATGAAAATAAATCAGCTTGGAATGATCGTCCATATTTTAgatttttttcatcattgttgTCCGCTTGGAGTGATGCGTCAATATTGGATCAAGATGCAACAAAGAAgcttgatgttgatttctATACCTTTCTTggtgatattttcaattcattacAACCTATTGTTCTTCCCGGTTTTACATTTAGTTGGATTGCATTGATTAGTCATCGTTTGTTCTTACCacaaattcttgaattaCCTGATAAAGTTGGATATGGAATTGGtgtgaaattgttgacttcgttattgaagtttcaacaaacttaTCAAAACAAGGAAAGTAACCATGATGTGTTGAATGTGGTATTCAAGGGAATCAATAGAATCTTTGTTGGGTTGATTCATGATTATCCTGAATTTTTAGTTGAATGTCATTACCAATTGGTTACTGCTATTCCAAGAGgatatattcaattgaaaaatatcGTGTTGTCGGCCACTCCAAAGGATATAATTGTACCAGATCCATTTACCCAAGGCTTGAAAGTTGAACGATTACCAGAAATTAATGATGCTCCAGTCATTTACTACAAGCCGATTGAGGATTTGGCAAAAGTTGGTTTAAAGAAACCAGTGGAGAATTTCTTGCGCATTCCAGCACCTGGATTAATGAGAACGATATACAATGGACttaaattgattcaacCGAAGACAACAGATGAATTTGGATATACAGAAACAACCACATTCAATGCTAAATTAATCAATGCATTGGTGTTACATGTGGGAATGAATGCAGTTGCTGAAAGAAGCCCCACAAATCGTGGGTTCAATACTAAGACTTCACAAGTTGCATTgcttgttgatttgatgaattatgGATCCAATGAGTTCAAATATATCATGTTGAACGGTATTGCTAATCAATTGAGGTACCCCAACAGCCACACCCATTGGTTTATTGGAATCATCTTACACTTTTTCagttcaaattcaatttggaattcatcaacaagtaCCAAATTGGCAGTTCAGGAGATTATAACTAGAGTTCTTTTGGAGAGAAGAATTGTCAATAAGCCACATCCTTGGGGATTGACTATATTGTTTACTGAGTTGGTTAAGAATGAGAGTTATGGGTTATTTGAGTTGCCATTTGTTAAAAACTCGATTGATGAGATCAAGACTATATTTGATACTTTGTCTACTAATGTCAAGGGATCAAGTTGA